The sequence ACAGCCCGCCATCAGCAGCCAGTTGAACGCCGGAATGTAGACCTGTCCCCGCGCATTGGACGGAAAAACGATGCGCATTTTGGGCAGCAACGTCAGCCGGAACGCCTCAGATACGAGCGTAAACGTACCGCTGATGAGCGCCTGTGAGGCGATGATGGTCGCCAGCGTGGCAATGCCGATGCTGGGCAGCATAAACCAGTCGGGTACCAGCCCGAAGAACGAATTCAACGTACCTAGCGGCTTACCCATGTGGTCGAGCAACCACGCCGCCTGACCGAGGTAGCAGAGAATGAGGCAGATCTTGACGTAGAACCACGACACCTGCACGTTGCGCCGCCCCACGTGGCCCATGTCGGAGTAAAGCGCTTCGGCCCCTGTCGAGCACAGAAACACGCCGCCTAACAGCCAGAAGCCCTCGGGGTAATTCACGATCATGTTGTAGGCGTAAACGGGGTTCAGCGCCCGAATAACGCCGGGATTCTGGGCCAGTTGCAGGGCGCCCATCAGCCCGATCATGGTAAACCAGATGGACATGATCGGGCCAAAGGCCTTGCCCAGCTTGTCGGTGCCCGCCTGCTGCGCCGCAAACAGCAGGAAAATGATAACCAGCACAATGGGGACCGTGGGCAGGTTGGGGTACAGCGGTAACAGCCCCTCAATGGCCGACGAAACCGAAATGGGCGGGGTAATGATGCTGTCGGCGATCAGGAAGCTGCCGCCCGCAATGGCCGGAAACAGCAGCCATTTGGCGTAGCGCCGGATGAGTGTATAGAGCGAGAAAATGCCACCCTCGCCGTTGTTGTCGGCGCGCAGGGTGAGTAACACGTATTTGAGCGTGGTCTGAAAGGTCAACGTCCAGAAAATGGCCGAAACGCCGCCCAGCGCCAGCGTTTCGTCGACGATCCGGTCTTCAATAATGGCGCGGTAGGTATACAGCGGCGACGTGCCGATATCGCCGAACACAATGCCGACCGCGACCAGCAGGCCTGCCGCCGTCATGCGGTCGATGTGATGGTGGGACTGATTACTCAAGGGAAGATTGGTTTGTCGGTTGGGTACGTTACTCACGCTGCTTCAGGGCCGGGTTAGGGCCGCTTACGCAACGATTGACCGAATATCGTGCCAATTCGAGAATAACCGCCACAACCGGCTTTCGGCATCCGCTTTTTTTCAAAATGGCAAATCTGCTTTTTCAAAATGAAAAAATAGCCCTTGCGTCAGCCACGTCATTTCGCTTAGTTTCGTATTAAGTGTTTGATAGTGAGTTGATTGTATTTGATGAATTGACTTGGCTACAAAATGGACTGCTTTTTGGCATAGGGTAGTCGCAACCAAATCAACCAGTACCATCACACTCATGGGTATCGCCCTGCTTCTGCTTCTCTCGGCCCTGCTCTGCTTCGCCGTCTTCTACAAAGCCATCGAATGGTTTGAACGCATCTAGTCATGCTTACGCTCCTGCTCATCGCCTCCATTCTGGTCTTCGCCTACATGCTGTACGTGCTGATCCGGCCAGAGAAATTTTAAAGCGTGAACGAGCGAATGAGTGGTCCGCTACTGCGGTAAACGCCTGATTCCGCGGCGTGCTCTTTCATCACGGTGCCGAAGCACTCGTTCACTCATCGGCTCGTTCACTCATTCATTTCACTTATGACAACTGAACTACTGGGTATTGTCGCCACGTACCTGATCACGATGTTGCTGGCGATTCCGCTGGGCAAACTCTACGCGAAGGTATTTGCCAACAAGCCCAACGCACTCGACTTCATGGCGCCGCTGGAGCGGCTGCTGTATCGCGTTGGCGGCGTTGACCCCAACCGCGACATGACCTGGAAAGAAAACCTGGTCGCGCTGCTGACAATCAACCTGGTATGGTTGGTCTACGCCTTCGTGCTCCTGCTGACGCAGGGTAGCCTGCCCCTCAACCCCGATGGCAACCCGTCGATGACGCCCGATCTGGCGTTTAACACGGCGATCAGCTTTCTGGTCAACTGCAACCTGCAACATTATTCGGGCGAAAGCGGGCTGACGTACCTGACCCAACTGGGCGTGATCACGTTCCTGCAATTTGTGTCGGCCGCTACGGGCATCGCCGCGCTCGTGCTGATTTTCCGGTCGTTCCTGCCCGCCACGACCGACCGGTCGGGTAACTTCTACACGTTCTTCATCAAGTCGATCACCCGGATTTTGCTGCCGCTCTGTTTGCTGGTGGCGATCGTGCTGGCGTTCAACGGCACTCCGGCCAGTTTCGACGGGAAAGATCAGTTCATCTCGATGCAGGGCGATACCGTCAATGTGTCGCGCGGCCCGGCGGCGGGGATGATCGCCATTAAGCACCTGGGCACGAACGGCGGCGGCTGGTTTGGGGCCAATTCGGCGCACCCGCTCGAAAACCCCAACTACCTCACCAACATGGTCGAGATGGTAAGTCAGGTGCTGATTCCGGTGGCGATGCTGTTTGCGCTGGGCTTTTTCATCCAGCGTCGAAAATTTGCCTGGGTTGTCTACGGCGTTATGACGGCGGGGCTGCTGGTGCTGCTCGTACCCACCATCCTGACCGAGATCCACGGGAACCCGGCCATTGCCCAACTGGGCGTCGGTCAGCCAACGGGCGCGATGGAAGGCAAGGAGGTGCGGTTCGGCCCCACGGCCTCGGCCTACTGGAGCATCGTCACCACGATCATCTCCACCGGCTCGGTCAACTCCATGCACGACTCGTCGATGGCGCTGTCAGGTGCGATGGAACTGCTGGGCATGATGACCAACGCCTTCTATGGTGGCTGTGGCGTGGGCTTCCTCAACTACTACATCTTCCTGATCATCGCCGTCTTTATCTCGGGGCTGATGGTGGGCCGCACGCCGGAGTTCTTCGGGCGGAAGGTCGAAGCGCGGGAGATGAAGATCGCCTCGCTGATCGCCATCCTGCACCCGTTTCTGATCCTGGTCGGTACAGCCTTGTCGAGCTACCTCGTCAAAAATGGCATTGGCAGCGACTGGGCGGTGCAACCCGCCAACTGGCTCAACAACCCCGGTTTCCACGGGTTCTCGGAGATGCTCTATGAATACACCTCATCGGCGGCCAATAACGGGTCGGGCTTCGAGGGGCTGGGGGATAACAACATCTTCTGGAATGTCTCGACGGGCTTCCTGCTGCTGCTGGGGCGGTTCCTGCCGATCGTTGGGCCGCTGGCGATTGCGGGTTTGCTCACGCAGAAAAAGTTTGTGCCGGAGAGCGCAGGTACGTTGCCCACCGACACCGGTACGTTCGGGCTGATGACCTTCGCCGTTATCTGGATCATCGCCGCCCTGTCGTTCTTCCCGGCCCTCGCGCTGGGTCCGCTGGCTGAATATTTCTCACTTAAATAATAAACCCCTCCCCCGGCCCCTCCCCTTAAACAAGGGGAGGGGGCAAGACGCCGCGATAGATTTATATCTATTGGCGGCCGAGCCATCTTCCCTTTATCTTAAGAAAAGGGGATTTAGGTACCGCCGACAGGTCTATAGCTACTGAAGGCCGAGTTCCCCCTCCCCTCCATTTGAGGGGCCGGGCCGGGGGAGGGGTCAATCATATGGCAACTCAAGAAACTTCGTCCAATCGTGTTGCTTCCCTCTTTCAGCCGGCGCTGATTGGGACGGCGATCAAGGACTCATTTATCAAACTCAATCCGGCCGTTCTGATCAAGAACCCGGTGATGTTTACGGTGGGCGTGGGTACGCTCATCATGCTGATCGTCACGATCTACATTGCGTTATCGGGCGACACGACCCAGGGTACGTTTGGCTACAACCTCACGATTACGGCTATTCTGCTGCTGACGCTGCTGTTTGCCAACTTCGCCGAGGCCATTGCCGAAGCCCGGGGGAAAGCCCAGGCCGAGTCGTTGCGGAAAACGCGGCAGGAAACTCCCGCTAAGGTAATCCGGGAGGTGGGTCAGATGACCCTCAACGAGGTGCAGGTGATTTCATCGGCGCAGTTGCGCAAAGGCGATGTGTTTCTCTGCGAAGCTGGCGACATCATCCCGTCGGATGGCGAGATCATCGAAGGGCTGGCGACCATCGACGAATCGGCCATCACGGGCGAATCGGCCCCGGTAATCCGGGAGGCGGGCGGTGACAAGTCATCGGTAACGGGTGGCACCAAAGTGCTGTCCGACAAAATCAAGGTGGTGGTGAC comes from Fibrella aestuarina BUZ 2 and encodes:
- a CDS encoding KUP/HAK/KT family potassium transporter; the protein is MTAAGLLVAVGIVFGDIGTSPLYTYRAIIEDRIVDETLALGGVSAIFWTLTFQTTLKYVLLTLRADNNGEGGIFSLYTLIRRYAKWLLFPAIAGGSFLIADSIITPPISVSSAIEGLLPLYPNLPTVPIVLVIIFLLFAAQQAGTDKLGKAFGPIMSIWFTMIGLMGALQLAQNPGVIRALNPVYAYNMIVNYPEGFWLLGGVFLCSTGAEALYSDMGHVGRRNVQVSWFYVKICLILCYLGQAAWLLDHMGKPLGTLNSFFGLVPDWFMLPSIGIATLATIIASQALISGTFTLVSEAFRLTLLPKMRIVFPSNARGQVYIPAFNWLLMAGCFIVVLYFRESKNMEAAFGLSVNLTMLTTTVLLGMYLYAKKRVNGLIVVALLLIYFFIEGGFLIANLRKFTHGGWVSLLLGSIMLTVMLVWHNGSRIKRRLTQFVSLRDHLPILRQLSNDTDVPKYATNLVYLTASPQHQLVEEHILDSILEGMPKRADVYWLIHIELVDEPYTTEYVVDILEPEDVVRITFKLGFRVQPRINLLFRKVVEEMVRCHEITIKPKYRPLKPNPNAIGDFRFIVINRFLSYENDLSLLETFIMNGYFALKRISLADERAYGLDSQNVATEQIPLVVNPANSIRLRRVKGKGEVDEPLDGLNMVSGT
- a CDS encoding potassium-transporting ATPase subunit F, with product MLTLLLIASILVFAYMLYVLIRPEKF
- the kdpA gene encoding potassium-transporting ATPase subunit KdpA, whose product is MTTELLGIVATYLITMLLAIPLGKLYAKVFANKPNALDFMAPLERLLYRVGGVDPNRDMTWKENLVALLTINLVWLVYAFVLLLTQGSLPLNPDGNPSMTPDLAFNTAISFLVNCNLQHYSGESGLTYLTQLGVITFLQFVSAATGIAALVLIFRSFLPATTDRSGNFYTFFIKSITRILLPLCLLVAIVLAFNGTPASFDGKDQFISMQGDTVNVSRGPAAGMIAIKHLGTNGGGWFGANSAHPLENPNYLTNMVEMVSQVLIPVAMLFALGFFIQRRKFAWVVYGVMTAGLLVLLVPTILTEIHGNPAIAQLGVGQPTGAMEGKEVRFGPTASAYWSIVTTIISTGSVNSMHDSSMALSGAMELLGMMTNAFYGGCGVGFLNYYIFLIIAVFISGLMVGRTPEFFGRKVEAREMKIASLIAILHPFLILVGTALSSYLVKNGIGSDWAVQPANWLNNPGFHGFSEMLYEYTSSAANNGSGFEGLGDNNIFWNVSTGFLLLLGRFLPIVGPLAIAGLLTQKKFVPESAGTLPTDTGTFGLMTFAVIWIIAALSFFPALALGPLAEYFSLK